A stretch of the Desulfitobacterium chlororespirans DSM 11544 genome encodes the following:
- a CDS encoding ABC transporter substrate-binding protein, translated as MNRKKQALTLLITLWVTLLLLSGCNSSPQQGAAPPEAPSGQDTIQAASYPLTYTDDTGVATTLEKEPQRIICLAPPSTEILSALGLDRKLIGLTVYDNYPVGIQGNAEYIFEDSLNPNMEQLIELKPDLVLTGMHKDSFVNSLRSLGIPVAHLNPQSLESTYQTIEKLGYITNTQERAQAVLQGMKAKEQAIADKVEAIKESARVRVWIEVDPGLFTAGAGTFLNELITKAGGINIASDVQDWAQYSEEQVIEKNPQVILSTYSYYMDNVKATIAGRPAWQAIDAVSNDRIYDLDSDMVTRSGPRIVDGLETIAKALYPERF; from the coding sequence ATGAATAGAAAAAAACAGGCACTCACCCTGCTGATAACCCTATGGGTGACCTTACTTTTGCTCAGCGGCTGCAATTCATCCCCACAGCAAGGTGCCGCTCCTCCTGAAGCGCCCTCCGGGCAAGATACCATCCAGGCTGCAAGCTACCCTTTAACCTACACAGATGATACGGGTGTGGCCACCACTCTGGAAAAAGAACCTCAACGCATTATCTGTCTGGCCCCGCCCTCCACAGAGATCTTAAGCGCCCTGGGCCTGGATCGCAAGCTGATCGGCTTAACTGTGTACGATAATTATCCGGTGGGTATTCAGGGGAACGCAGAATATATTTTTGAAGACAGTTTAAACCCCAATATGGAGCAGCTCATTGAGCTCAAACCGGATTTGGTCCTGACAGGAATGCATAAGGACAGCTTTGTTAACTCTCTGCGCAGCTTGGGGATACCTGTAGCTCATTTAAACCCCCAAAGTCTGGAAAGCACCTATCAAACCATCGAAAAACTGGGATACATTACCAATACTCAGGAACGGGCCCAGGCTGTGCTCCAGGGAATGAAAGCAAAGGAACAAGCCATTGCCGATAAAGTAGAGGCCATCAAGGAATCTGCTCGGGTCAGGGTATGGATTGAAGTGGATCCAGGTCTTTTTACCGCCGGTGCAGGAACCTTTCTTAACGAACTCATCACCAAAGCAGGTGGCATCAATATCGCAAGTGATGTTCAAGATTGGGCACAATACAGCGAGGAGCAGGTGATTGAGAAGAACCCTCAGGTCATCCTGAGCACCTACTCCTACTACATGGATAATGTGAAGGCCACCATCGCCGGCCGTCCGGCTTGGCAAGCCATCGATGCTGTCAGCAATGACCGGATTTACGATCTGGACAGCGATATGGTGACCCGCTCCGGTCCCCGGATCGTCGACGGCTTGGAGACCATCGCTAAAGCCCTTTATCCGGAGCGTTTCTGA
- a CDS encoding ABC1 kinase family protein, protein MISRKIRHVHRYQEVATVLARNGFSLILEEMGLINFISFSRRIRRREEAVDPITLGQRLRNALEELGPTYVKIGQIASTRPDIIPDYLITELEKLQDQVPPFSFAEVSQIIEAELGALPQDIFQHFEEEPLAAASIGQVHRAVLQSGESVAVKIQRPRIAQKIETDLEILLDLAALAEKRMDWAALYHVRDMVEEFANSLRNELNYEIEGNNAERIRKQFQGDSSIHIPKVYKEYSTKKVLTLEYIQGVKLSQFQTLEALGYNRKELAENLIKAMFKQILIEGFFHGDPHPGNIFVLPQQVISLIDFGMIGRLSADMKDHFASLVIGMMRRKTEDMVEAVFAMGIVPEDLDPKVLYRDVDGLREKYLDVPMSEVDLGSAVNDLFKVAYKHRIIIPADLVLLGKSLLSLEGIVEQLDPEISIIDIAEPFGEQLLKERLHPVFLAEKTWKHFREYSDLLLNLPKQAKEIFSSIQRGKIRVEIYLPELAAFIRKLDRISNQLSFSILLLSFSIIMCGLIIASALGKEPLVFWRIPAIEAGFTVAAMMFILLLVSILRSGRF, encoded by the coding sequence ATGATTAGCAGAAAAATTCGTCATGTTCATCGCTATCAAGAAGTAGCCACGGTATTGGCCCGTAATGGATTCAGCCTCATCCTGGAAGAGATGGGGCTTATTAATTTTATCTCTTTTTCCAGGCGGATCCGGAGGCGGGAGGAAGCAGTGGATCCCATAACTCTCGGTCAGCGCCTGCGTAACGCCTTAGAGGAGTTGGGACCTACTTATGTCAAGATTGGACAAATAGCCAGCACCCGGCCGGATATTATTCCCGATTACCTCATTACGGAACTGGAAAAATTGCAGGACCAAGTTCCGCCCTTTTCTTTTGCCGAAGTCAGTCAAATTATTGAAGCCGAGTTGGGGGCCCTGCCTCAGGATATTTTCCAGCATTTTGAGGAAGAGCCACTGGCCGCAGCCTCTATTGGCCAAGTTCACCGTGCCGTTCTCCAATCAGGGGAAAGTGTTGCGGTAAAAATCCAGCGTCCCCGTATTGCCCAGAAGATCGAAACGGATCTGGAAATACTTTTGGATTTGGCTGCTTTGGCGGAAAAGCGTATGGATTGGGCAGCCCTGTATCATGTGCGGGATATGGTGGAGGAATTCGCCAATTCCTTGCGCAATGAATTAAACTATGAAATTGAAGGCAATAATGCGGAACGAATCAGAAAGCAATTTCAAGGGGATTCCTCCATTCACATTCCCAAGGTCTATAAAGAGTACTCCACCAAAAAAGTTTTGACTTTGGAATACATTCAGGGAGTCAAGCTCAGCCAATTCCAGACTCTTGAGGCCCTGGGTTATAATCGGAAGGAACTGGCAGAAAATCTGATTAAAGCGATGTTCAAGCAAATCTTAATCGAGGGGTTTTTTCATGGGGATCCTCATCCGGGCAATATCTTCGTTTTGCCCCAACAGGTGATTTCCTTAATCGATTTTGGCATGATCGGCAGGCTTTCTGCTGATATGAAGGATCATTTTGCTTCACTGGTCATCGGGATGATGCGGCGGAAGACGGAGGACATGGTGGAGGCTGTGTTTGCTATGGGGATCGTGCCTGAGGATCTGGATCCCAAGGTATTGTATCGGGATGTGGATGGGTTAAGAGAGAAGTATCTGGATGTGCCCATGAGTGAAGTCGATCTGGGGAGTGCCGTTAATGACCTGTTTAAGGTGGCCTACAAACATCGGATTATTATTCCCGCCGATCTTGTCCTGTTGGGTAAATCCCTCCTGAGTTTGGAAGGAATCGTGGAGCAGTTGGATCCCGAGATCAGCATCATCGATATTGCTGAACCTTTCGGTGAGCAGCTCCTTAAGGAACGGCTTCATCCCGTTTTTCTTGCTGAAAAGACCTGGAAACATTTCCGGGAATACTCCGATCTTTTATTAAACCTCCCTAAACAAGCCAAGGAGATTTTCAGCAGCATTCAGCGGGGTAAGATACGGGTGGAGATTTACTTACCCGAACTGGCCGCCTTTATACGGAAGCTGGACCGGATCAGCAACCAGCTCTCTTTCAGTATCTTATTGCTGTCCTTCAGCATTATTATGTGCGGTTTGATTATTGCCTCCGCCTTAGGCAAGGAACCGCTGGTCTTTTGGCGAATACCGGCTATTGAGGCTGGTTTTACAGTAGCGGCCATGATGTTCATTCTGCTGCTGGTATCCATTTTGCGTTCAGGAAGGTTTTAG
- a CDS encoding GNAT family N-acetyltransferase, whose protein sequence is MIRAMQEGDRELFLELTAEFYQSDAVLHPVPEEFHSRTFAEMMSSDRYLNGYILEQENQAAGYGITAKTFSQEAGGIVVWIDEIYILPPYRSKGLAREFFQYLESHRHPGIKRIRLEVEEENVQAISLYKRLGFNELEYIQMIKDFD, encoded by the coding sequence ATGATTAGAGCAATGCAGGAAGGGGATCGGGAACTATTTCTGGAACTGACGGCTGAATTCTACCAGTCGGACGCTGTTCTTCACCCTGTACCTGAGGAATTTCACAGCAGAACCTTTGCGGAGATGATGAGTTCGGATCGTTATCTGAACGGATATATTCTGGAACAGGAAAACCAGGCTGCCGGATATGGGATTACGGCCAAGACCTTTTCTCAGGAAGCAGGAGGGATCGTCGTTTGGATAGATGAGATTTATATCCTGCCCCCTTACCGCTCAAAGGGGCTTGCCCGGGAATTTTTTCAATACTTGGAGAGTCACCGGCATCCGGGCATCAAGCGGATCCGGCTGGAGGTGGAGGAAGAGAATGTTCAGGCCATATCCCTGTATAAACGATTGGGATTTAATGAGCTTGAATATATTCAGATGATCAAGGATTTTGACTGA
- a CDS encoding phasin family protein: protein MKDMLKKGLALGLGFAVVSKEQIEKVVDELVKKGELSANESKELMNELIQKGEDQQNEIQVKLKEQVQKILAELNLPTKADIERLENRIAQLENGTHD, encoded by the coding sequence ATGAAAGATATGCTCAAGAAGGGTTTAGCCTTGGGGTTAGGTTTCGCTGTGGTGAGCAAAGAACAAATTGAGAAGGTTGTGGATGAATTGGTAAAGAAAGGAGAGCTGTCCGCCAATGAATCCAAGGAATTAATGAATGAGTTGATCCAAAAAGGCGAGGATCAGCAGAATGAGATTCAGGTCAAGCTTAAGGAACAAGTGCAAAAAATCCTGGCGGAGCTTAACCTTCCTACCAAAGCAGACATCGAAAGGCTGGAAAACCGCATCGCTCAATTGGAAAACGGGACCCATGATTAG
- a CDS encoding type II toxin-antitoxin system PemK/MazF family toxin, with the protein MNLSVGDIFWLDVEFEDDPDSSKRRPAIIVGGTADELFVLVSTTSQAPNNPPSYYDQFKVPILNWRNNGFTKPSWVKGLFLLRYSNEYLMDKIKPEDYIIKMDENSFNYLVAELELIHKER; encoded by the coding sequence ATGAACCTTAGTGTTGGAGATATCTTTTGGTTAGATGTTGAATTCGAAGATGATCCTGATAGCAGCAAAAGAAGACCAGCCATAATTGTTGGTGGTACTGCAGATGAATTATTTGTTTTAGTTTCAACAACTTCTCAAGCACCAAATAATCCACCATCCTATTACGATCAATTTAAGGTCCCCATTTTAAATTGGCGCAATAATGGATTTACTAAGCCATCGTGGGTAAAAGGTCTATTTTTATTGAGATATTCCAATGAGTATCTTATGGATAAAATTAAACCTGAGGACTATATTATAAAGATGGACGAAAACAGCTTTAATTACTTGGTAGCTGAACTTGAATTAATTCATAAAGAAAGATAG
- a CDS encoding aspartate kinase, whose translation MLTVEKIGGTSMSQFEDVLKNIIGELDSQRFSFGRVFVVSAYAGVTNKLLEDKKTKAPGIYRHFVNGEDCEEALNVLLQDLLKVNERFVNIGLDYEAAKEFLGSRIQQTKSYLHSMHEIIASGYVDRENIFSAARELLASLGEAHSAFNSVNILQNRGIPARLVDLTGLRDSRQLTIDERIAKTFRGVDPFKEIVIVTGYTKGKEGIMRQFERGYSEITFSRIATHLHADEAIIHKEFHLSSADPKIVGVEKAIPVGRTNYDVADQLADIGMEAIHPNASKPLEMAGINLRLKNTFEPDHPGTLISKDYIGPEAKIEIVAGSDKVVVVEIHDSLMVGEAGYDKQIMEMFMNYSVSYIMKATNANSISLVIWEHDLNEELMAELKGAYQTVTILPAAIVCVIGSNIAVPNILARATSSLAKNHINVNCVSQSLRQVNMQFVIDRDKYTSAIYHLNEDLCVG comes from the coding sequence ATGTTAACGGTAGAAAAAATCGGGGGCACTTCTATGTCCCAATTCGAAGATGTCTTGAAAAATATTATTGGGGAACTGGATTCACAGCGTTTCAGCTTTGGCAGAGTGTTTGTTGTCTCCGCTTACGCAGGGGTGACCAACAAACTTTTGGAGGATAAAAAGACAAAGGCTCCGGGAATTTATCGTCATTTTGTCAATGGAGAAGATTGCGAAGAAGCGTTAAATGTCCTCTTACAGGATCTTCTCAAGGTTAACGAAAGATTTGTGAATATCGGTTTGGATTATGAAGCGGCTAAGGAGTTCCTGGGCTCAAGGATCCAACAAACCAAATCCTATTTGCATAGTATGCATGAAATCATTGCCTCCGGTTATGTGGATCGGGAGAATATTTTCTCGGCGGCCAGGGAACTGCTGGCCTCTTTGGGGGAAGCTCATTCGGCTTTCAATTCCGTGAACATCCTGCAGAACCGCGGCATACCCGCCCGCCTTGTGGACTTAACCGGTCTCCGGGATTCCCGCCAGCTGACGATCGACGAGCGGATCGCCAAAACCTTCCGGGGTGTGGATCCCTTTAAGGAGATCGTCATCGTCACCGGGTATACTAAAGGTAAAGAAGGGATTATGCGCCAATTTGAACGGGGCTATTCCGAGATCACTTTCTCCCGGATTGCCACTCATCTTCATGCGGATGAAGCGATTATTCATAAAGAGTTTCATTTATCTTCCGCCGATCCGAAGATTGTGGGGGTAGAAAAGGCTATCCCCGTGGGACGGACGAATTATGATGTTGCGGATCAGCTTGCGGATATAGGCATGGAGGCCATTCACCCCAATGCCTCCAAGCCCTTGGAAATGGCCGGAATTAATCTTCGTCTGAAGAACACTTTCGAGCCGGATCATCCGGGAACTCTCATCTCCAAAGACTATATTGGCCCCGAGGCCAAAATAGAGATTGTAGCCGGTTCGGACAAAGTGGTGGTCGTGGAAATCCATGATTCCTTAATGGTGGGGGAAGCAGGCTACGATAAGCAGATTATGGAGATGTTCATGAACTATTCCGTAAGTTATATCATGAAAGCCACCAATGCCAACAGCATCTCCCTGGTAATCTGGGAGCACGATCTGAACGAAGAACTGATGGCGGAGCTGAAGGGGGCTTATCAGACCGTAACCATTCTGCCCGCGGCCATCGTCTGCGTGATCGGCTCGAATATTGCCGTTCCTAATATTTTAGCTCGTGCCACCAGCAGTTTAGCGAAGAATCATATTAATGTGAACTGTGTGTCCCAGTCCCTGCGTCAGGTCAATATGCAATTTGTCATTGACCGGGATAAATACACCAGTGCGATTTATCATCTTAACGAAGATTTATGTGTAGGGTAA
- a CDS encoding DNA-3-methyladenine glycosylase family protein has translation MIFFPYGSKEIEHLKTRDEVLGQAIERMGMIERAITPNLFEALISSVVSQQISKKAAETVWNRLQSLLGEISAERIALADLEAIQGCGMSTRKAGYIKGIAAAAQRGEVDFQELHTLSDEEIIQSLSALPGVGVWTAEMLLIHALCRPDVVSYRDLAIRRGMMNCYGLEELAKETFEHYRKKYSPYGSVASLYLWAMS, from the coding sequence ATGATTTTTTTTCCATACGGGTCCAAAGAAATTGAGCATTTGAAGACCCGGGATGAAGTCCTGGGGCAAGCTATTGAGCGCATGGGGATGATCGAGAGAGCGATTACCCCGAATCTTTTTGAAGCGCTGATCTCCAGTGTGGTCAGCCAGCAGATTTCCAAAAAGGCAGCTGAGACGGTATGGAACCGGCTGCAAAGCCTTCTGGGAGAGATCAGTGCTGAGCGCATTGCCTTAGCCGATCTGGAAGCGATTCAAGGCTGTGGCATGTCCACACGCAAGGCTGGATATATCAAAGGGATTGCCGCAGCCGCTCAAAGAGGTGAGGTGGATTTCCAGGAGCTTCATACCTTGAGTGATGAAGAAATCATCCAATCCTTGTCGGCTTTACCCGGTGTGGGAGTGTGGACAGCGGAGATGCTGCTGATCCATGCCCTTTGCCGGCCCGACGTGGTCAGTTATCGGGATTTAGCTATCCGCAGGGGAATGATGAACTGTTATGGACTGGAGGAGTTAGCCAAGGAGACCTTTGAGCATTACCGCAAGAAGTACTCACCTTACGGGTCTGTGGCTTCTCTGTATCTTTGGGCCATGTCTTAG
- a CDS encoding GNAT family N-acetyltransferase yields MKVVEVKDAELEEAFQIRREVFVEEQGVPLQDEFDGYDEPGAAARHILVYYEDQPAAAGRLRGLEDTAKLERICVRAAMRKFGLGSAVVKSLEKIAQGEGFHKAKVHAQTQARNFYEKLGYSQVSGEFMEDGIPHIIMERTL; encoded by the coding sequence ATGAAAGTTGTTGAAGTAAAAGATGCGGAATTAGAGGAGGCCTTTCAAATTCGCAGGGAAGTTTTTGTGGAAGAGCAGGGGGTTCCGCTGCAGGATGAATTTGATGGCTATGACGAGCCCGGTGCAGCCGCCCGTCATATTCTGGTGTACTATGAAGACCAGCCGGCAGCGGCAGGCAGATTGCGTGGGTTGGAGGATACAGCTAAATTGGAGCGGATCTGTGTGCGTGCCGCCATGCGAAAATTCGGCTTAGGCAGTGCCGTAGTCAAAAGCCTGGAGAAGATTGCACAAGGGGAAGGTTTCCATAAAGCAAAGGTTCATGCTCAGACCCAGGCTCGGAACTTTTATGAAAAGCTGGGGTACAGCCAAGTGTCTGGGGAATTCATGGAAGATGGGATTCCCCATATCATTATGGAAAGGACGCTTTAA